The genomic DNA TGTTTCCGGATATTGCCGTTGTCAAACAAATGATAAACTGGAGCGGAATAAAATATCCCGGAATAGAATAATATACTATAACAGCTGTTATTTAAAGAGAAAAGGCATATTTAGCCGAATATTGGAAGAAATTAACGCATAAGTAGGATTTAGGTGCTAATTATCATTAATTTTAACAAAGGGAAGAATTTTTTTGATAATAAAAAAAATGATAAAGAGAATTTTTTATTAATATAATTGACAGAAAACTATTTTCATATCTTGAAAATAGTTTTTTTATTTTATTAATATATAATAATGTGAAAAAATTAATTATACGAATTATTAAAAAAACAGACGTATTTGTAAAATTTTACGAATATACTGATATAAATATTCTACTAAATTTTAGCTTTAAAGTCAATTTTAATAAAAAAAGAATAAAACAATAATAATTTGTCCGACTTATCAATGTTATCTAAGGCATTTTTTTTTAATTCGTAAAATTTTACAAATGCGAATATTTAAATACATATATAAATATTGTTATTTTGGAAAGGAGGTTTAATGAAAAAGATCATAATTTTGATGTCTATTATTGGGTGTTTTTCACTGGCAGCCAAAAAGAACGAAAAAACTCCTGAGATACCTGATATGAATGCACAAATGGAGAAAGCCGATAAAATAGAAAGCTATAGAGCCAAAAAAGATGTAGCATGGCATAAAACAGAATATAACAAGGTACTGAAATATCTTAACAAATCCAGAAAGTAGGAGACAGAATGAAAAGGATAATTTTGATTTTTTCACTGTTAACACTGTCATTAATGGCTTTTGGCGAGGAAGTAAAAGTAGACAGATCAGTGGAAGAAAGTATAACAAAAGACTATGATCAGGACGGAGTTTATTCCTCATATGAAAAAGCTTTGAGAAGAGCTCAGGAGTCAGTATATGTAAAGCTTCCTGAAAAAAGAGGGTACTGGTATACAATACTGGACAGAGTAAAAGCAGAGGAAGAGGAACTGATGCCGGAAGAAATTAACAGAATGAGAAGAAGGTAGCACTTAGGGAGGAAAAATGAAAAAAACAATAATCTTGATATTTTTGACAGTAATGGGAACGATGCTTTATTCAGCGCCGACTTATGAATATAAAAGAGAATTAAGGGAAGGTGCAAGAGGAAAGTGGACAAATCTGAGAAAACATCTGAACAGCGGTCAAAGACTGGAAAAAGAGCTTATAAAAGTAGATAAACAGATAGATAAAAAAGTAAATGAAATACAGGAAATAGAAGATTTATTATTCAGAATAGAACAGTACAAGGCAGCAAATAATATAAGATAACAGGGAGGAATAATGAAAAGAAATAAGAAATTATTAGTATCATTTCTAGCACTGAATGCGATACTAACATCTTATGCACAGGCAGAAACAGTACAATCGGCAAGATATGAACGAATGTATAACAGTATAGTAAAAAATATGGAAAAAGGAAGTCCAAACGAGCAGACCTACCAGACGATACAGAGAATACTGAATCAAAAAAATAAAGAATTAAAGGATTTGTATTTACAGGGAGATTATATAGTAAAGCCGGAATATCTGGAATGGCAGGTATTTTTTACAGGGTTTTATGAAGAATATAATGAAGGAGTGGATAATTCCAAGGAGAATGCAAAATATCACTCAAAGGTAACAGGATATTATGATGCGAGCGGGAATTATGTGACAACGAGCGGTAGCATAAGCGGACTGTCAGGAAAGCCTTATCAGCCGCTGCAGCAGCCGAAGGATATTAATTTAGGAGTGAGTATTCCGTTGAAAGGGTTGACAAGGGAGCCTATAAATCTTAATTTGACAGGAGTTTCGGGTCCAAGCTTTAATCCGATATACTCAATACCGAATGATCCTACTAAAACTATTACTGCTAATGTAGATGTAGATACATTTTCGATAAATATACCGGTAATAACTATTCCGCCAGTACCAACTATACCGTCATTTTCTGTTACAGTTCCAAGTACAGGAAATGGTGATGACAGTTTTAATAGCCTGGGAAATGCCAGTACATCGGATCCTGGAGGAATAACATCATTTGTAGGGAATTATAATTTTTCAGATGGGGAATTATCAGGAGTATGGAATACAAATGGTAATATATCGTCATATTCATATGATAATCTTACAGGAACATCTAACTGGAGGTCAGGATCAGATTCGATGTCCAGTGCAACAAGTTCCGGTACGATAAATGTAATAGGTAATGTACCAGCTTTATATGAGATTACAGGTGCTGATAATGTAACTTTTGGAAATAATTTTAAAATAAAGATTACTAGTAATGTTGCAACTGGTTATACTGGAACATTACCGCATCTTATTCAGTATGATCCTCATGGGACAAGAAGTACTTACAAACCTTTTCCAACTGATTATTACGGAAACGCACCAACAACATCTACAATATGGGACTCATATGGAGAATTAGTAAATAAGGGTACTATAGAAGGTGAAGGGAATTCCCTTTTGATGATAAGTCTTCAAATGCATGGAGGAAATTTTAGTCCAACTGTTAAAAATGAGAATATAATTCGTGGATTATATGTAGGTGGCGGGTATGGTGGTAATGGTGGTGAAAGACACGTAGCCTTTTCATTTACTACAGCTAGAAATGGAACAGCAACAGACGACAGAAGATTAGAGTTTTATAACAGAAGTACCGGAAAGATAGAAATGCAGGCACGAGAAAGTATTGCACTTAATTATGCCAATCAAAGTAAAGGTCATTTATCAGTATATAATGAGGGAGATATTGTTTTATATGGAAATAGTAGTGTAGGAATAAAAACTGCACAAGCAACAGCTAATACTTTGACTACTTCAAAAATTGTATTAAAGACTCCGATTAGAATAAATGGAGATTCCAGTGTAGGTGTGGAATTAGCACAGGTGATGGATGACGGGTATGATACAAGTGCTAATCCGTCATATATAGCCAACACTTATGATAAACAGCCAGCAGAAATAAGAGTAACTATAGGTGATGAGGCAAATCAATATGCAGGAAATATATCTGGGATAAATCCAAGTACATCACTGCCGTATGATTCCAATTTTGTGGAAGGAGCAGTAGGATTATTTGTAAATCATGCGTCATTAGATTATAGATTAAAGGAATATGAGCTTAAATTTGGAGATTATGCTAAAAATAGTGTTTTGGCATATATAAATAATGGAAAATTGACACTGGATAATATAAAGTACCCTACAATTAATATAGAAAATGGTGCAGATAATGTAGGTCTTGTTGTTACTGGTACAAGCTCTGAATTAAATCTGTACCCTGATATAAAAGTAGGAACTGCTTCTTCAGCAGTGGACGGAACAGTAGCATTGATAGCTAAAGCCGGAAGTAAAGTAAATCTGCTGGGGGCTAATACTATAGAAACAAATGGGGAAAAATCTCACGGATTGGTAATTCTTGATACAGGAACAACATTGAGTACAGGAACTGTTACAGGAGGAAGTTATAACTTCAAAACAGCAGGAGAAAGCAGTGCTACACTTTATGTGAAGGATGGGACATTGAATCTTGGATCTGCCAGTAACATCAATATTTCTGCTGTCGGTAATAAATCAATAGGTGTGTATAACAACGGCGGAACAGTTACCTTAGGAGCTGCCGCAAGTACAGGAACTTATGAAGTAGGTACAAACGGAGTACTTTTATATAATTCAGGCGGAGGGACTCTCTCTACTGCAGGGTCTAGCTTTTCTGTGGGAAGCGGATCAATATTCTCTATAGCTAGTGGAGCAGGAACAACAACTAACTTTACAAGTCCAAGTACATTAAATCTGCTGTCAGGGTCAACAGGATTCATAGTAGACGGTGCATTAGGAATTCCTACTTATTTTTCTACATATTATACAGGTTTGAATACTAATATGGATGTTGTACTTACATCAGGAGCTACATTAATAGCTCTTCAGAATGCTAATTCGACTTTGTCATCTCTGAGCTTTGGTTCGATAGGATCGAATTTTAAAAGTGTAACATTAAACGGCGGAAATATGGCTTCACTTTTGGAAGGAACACTTACAATTGATCAGAATGTAAATCTTGACAATGCTGCAGATGCATATAATACAATTGAAAAATCACTTATAGGTCTTACTGTTAATGCCCCTGTTACTATCACAGGAACACAGGCAAATCAGGTAGGACTGGCAGATAATTTTTCTTCTGTAACAGCAGTGACATATAATAATATGATAAATAACGGGACAGTAAGCCTAAGCGGAAATGGTTCCGTGGGAATATATACAAATAACGGGAATGCAACAAACAACAATGTTATTTCTGCTGTCGGAGCAAACAGCTTCGGAATATATGGAGAAAACGGAACAACTACGTTAAATTCAGGAACAGGAAATATAACAGTAGGAGATCAGGGAATAGGTATATATGGCGTAAGTTATCAGAATCCTGCTGCTCCGGGACTGCACGGCGGAGGAACAATAAATATATCAAATGCAGGAACTATCACAGGAAACGGCGGTTCAGGAACAATAGGAATATACTCGCATGTAAATAAAGCCGGAGGATTAAAGACTGATGCCTCAGTAACATTAACAGGGGGAACAATAAATCTTGGAAGTGTTACGGGAGCAATAGGGGTTTATGTCAATAAAGGTCAGGTAACTGATGCAGGGTCTATAATAACAGTAGGAAATAACGGAATCGGAATTTATGCCAAGGATGCAGATCTGAATCTAAACGGGACGACTATAAATCTTCATGGAAATAATGCTTTAGGTATGTATTTGGAAGGAGATACAAATTTATTCACGGGAAATGGAACTATAGATATAAACGGGCAGAATGTGGTGCTGTTTTATATGGATACAGCAGCAGGAAATACAATAAATAATAACTTTGTGGTTACTTCAACAGCAGGTTCTACATATACTCTGGGTAATATAAAAGGCGGAGCTTTTGAATATACTGGAAACAGTGTGCTTGCTTCAAACGGAACACTGGTATCAGGACAAAACTCAGCAGTTTATCTAAACGTATCTACAATTACCGCACCGGGAACAACAAATGTAGCAGCAGTTTCACTTAACGGTCAGTATAGTGGAGGGCTTCCTGCCGGCATGACTCTGGGAATGGACGGAGAAAATAACGGAAGTATTGCATTGGAAGACAGCTCAGTAGGAATATACGGTAAAAATGGATCAAGAATAAGTAACAGAGGAACTATAACAACAGGTAACAGCTCGGCTGGATTAGTAACATCAGGACTAAACTCGGAAGTAAAAAACAGCGGATTAATAACAATGGGAGCAGCTTCACACGGAGTTTATCTGCAGGACGGGCTTATAGTACAAAATCAGGCATCTGGAAATATATTAAGTGCAGGAGCAGGGTCTATAGGGATGTTTGCTGATAATAATGCCGCTACAGTAATGCAGGTAATCAACGATGGTAATATTGACCTTACAGGTGACGACTCATTGGGTATATATGCAACAGGTACAAACAGTCAATTAATAGACAATAATTTGGGAGCATCAATAAAGGTAGGGAATTCTACAAATGCTTCAGATCCCGGTATAGGAATATACAGCGGTGCAGCAGGAAGTACTGTAAAAAATGACGGAACAATAACTTCTGGAGTAAATTCTATAGGAATTTATAATAATCAGGGGACTACAACTATAAATGGTACAGCTGTACATAATAT from Sebaldella termitidis ATCC 33386 includes the following:
- a CDS encoding autotransporter domain-containing protein, which gives rise to MKRNKKLLVSFLALNAILTSYAQAETVQSARYERMYNSIVKNMEKGSPNEQTYQTIQRILNQKNKELKDLYLQGDYIVKPEYLEWQVFFTGFYEEYNEGVDNSKENAKYHSKVTGYYDASGNYVTTSGSISGLSGKPYQPLQQPKDINLGVSIPLKGLTREPINLNLTGVSGPSFNPIYSIPNDPTKTITANVDVDTFSINIPVITIPPVPTIPSFSVTVPSTGNGDDSFNSLGNASTSDPGGITSFVGNYNFSDGELSGVWNTNGNISSYSYDNLTGTSNWRSGSDSMSSATSSGTINVIGNVPALYEITGADNVTFGNNFKIKITSNVATGYTGTLPHLIQYDPHGTRSTYKPFPTDYYGNAPTTSTIWDSYGELVNKGTIEGEGNSLLMISLQMHGGNFSPTVKNENIIRGLYVGGGYGGNGGERHVAFSFTTARNGTATDDRRLEFYNRSTGKIEMQARESIALNYANQSKGHLSVYNEGDIVLYGNSSVGIKTAQATANTLTTSKIVLKTPIRINGDSSVGVELAQVMDDGYDTSANPSYIANTYDKQPAEIRVTIGDEANQYAGNISGINPSTSLPYDSNFVEGAVGLFVNHASLDYRLKEYELKFGDYAKNSVLAYINNGKLTLDNIKYPTINIENGADNVGLVVTGTSSELNLYPDIKVGTASSAVDGTVALIAKAGSKVNLLGANTIETNGEKSHGLVILDTGTTLSTGTVTGGSYNFKTAGESSATLYVKDGTLNLGSASNINISAVGNKSIGVYNNGGTVTLGAAASTGTYEVGTNGVLLYNSGGGTLSTAGSSFSVGSGSIFSIASGAGTTTNFTSPSTLNLLSGSTGFIVDGALGIPTYFSTYYTGLNTNMDVVLTSGATLIALQNANSTLSSLSFGSIGSNFKSVTLNGGNMASLLEGTLTIDQNVNLDNAADAYNTIEKSLIGLTVNAPVTITGTQANQVGLADNFSSVTAVTYNNMINNGTVSLSGNGSVGIYTNNGNATNNNVISAVGANSFGIYGENGTTTLNSGTGNITVGDQGIGIYGVSYQNPAAPGLHGGGTINISNAGTITGNGGSGTIGIYSHVNKAGGLKTDASVTLTGGTINLGSVTGAIGVYVNKGQVTDAGSIITVGNNGIGIYAKDADLNLNGTTINLHGNNALGMYLEGDTNLFTGNGTIDINGQNVVLFYMDTAAGNTINNNFVVTSTAGSTYTLGNIKGGAFEYTGNSVLASNGTLVSGQNSAVYLNVSTITAPGTTNVAAVSLNGQYSGGLPAGMTLGMDGENNGSIALEDSSVGIYGKNGSRISNRGTITTGNSSAGLVTSGLNSEVKNSGLITMGAASHGVYLQDGLIVQNQASGNILSAGAGSIGMFADNNAATVMQVINDGNIDLTGDDSLGIYATGTNSQLIDNNLGASIKVGNSTNASDPGIGIYSGAAGSTVKNDGTITSGVNSIGIYNNQGTTTINGTAVHNIDNSGVGIYATGGIVNLNSGSAFNMGTNGAVAVYGINSGVTNSTNLNIGNSNYGYILKGGSLTNAAGTSASMGSDSVYMYSTEGTTVTNDGTLIMSGADNVGFYMAQDPTSGAGGAIMINNAGGNISGTVGNNNVGIYNYGGTVDNYGNVAVGDSDIEFITGTTDVDVKASKYSVGIYGENATIINRAGANISAGYGGYGIVAKGGAASNFGTVTTTGDYSTGMYTENGVITNESGGIINVSGNNTIGMAGKGAGSHIINNGVINITGNDAIGMYGNLGTVITNTGTINITGLNSQIFVSSDPSDAAHTVGAGTATINGGTAANVISSIGNVHALPALINAGIIKSSGVLALDGVQVMIKPDPTTKQPSSDPNYDFELSGTSIIADEILTSKPIVILPGFADGTNANVYKLEGLIKASSGQYDFISGSLLWEATPKATGTGSDVYMSRKAFTDFTDGLWFEDFGTALENNYLTATGDGVTIYNKTGYITNETDFRHIMGSLAGNVYANINQREDDIAKTFENSLHLLQDSTNNTKENVKISVIAGKGKNKEETDGVTGYDYTTTGVLALREVERTYKHTFGYSLGYVHTGFEFKDGNESEEWVDTIQLGVHNKYRSNGWKVVNDLTGRASIHNVDRNIDWPSPLERSEMNGTYETYSITSDNILGKEFGLGKKASIMPYGAFRAMYVTRPTFNESGLEALEVEGNDAWSAKPRAGVELKGAIPLGAKTAWQLKGTLDLAYEYELADLNEREKARLIAIEDGYHKLSKPEDEKGTFRTKAAIGVEVEDRYGIFLTGEYSTGNDKENDYRAGVTLKAVF